The following coding sequences lie in one Hoplias malabaricus isolate fHopMal1 chromosome 14, fHopMal1.hap1, whole genome shotgun sequence genomic window:
- the LOC136665592 gene encoding protein FAM240C encodes MNAALIHDKLFIKTFWEQKISNHTQLTENEELRMKNSALSKLREEWIMRLESRTKHLKNFGDGHGIRSTALKQTDQE; translated from the exons ATGAATGCAGCACTGATTCATGACAAGTTGTTTATCAAAACATTTTGGGAGCAAAAAATTTCAAATCACACCCAGCTGACAGAAAATGAGGAACTAAGGATGAAGAATAGTGCACTGTCAAA GCTCCGTGAAGAATGGATCATGCGACTTGAGAGTCGAACAAAACATCTCAAGAATTTTGGTGATGGACATGGCATAAGGTCAACTGCATTGAAGCAGACTGATCAAGAATGA